The genomic region CGTCGAAACTGAAGGCGCTGCCGAAATTCCGGAGGGTGTTCCTCCCGACGAAACCAACACTTAGGCTGCCGGCCAGCCCTCTAGGACTTCGACGAACCTTGTGAGCCAGGCGTTTGTCTGGTGACCATCGACGACCCGGTGGTCGATCGTGAGCGTGACATAGGCCATCGGGCGGATCGCCATCGCCTCCTCCCCATCGCATTCCCTGACGACCACCCGCTTCTCCAGCTTGCCGACGCCGAGGATCGCCGCCTGGCCGGAATGGAGGATGATCGGCGCCGCGAGGAGCGAGCCGGAGACTCCGTGGTTGGAAATGGTGAAGCTGCCGCCCGACACGTCGGCGCCTGTGAGCGCGCCGTCACGAGCGCGTCGGGTCAGGTCGTCGAGCTTCGCTCCGATCTCCTCGACCGAGAGGCTTCCGGCATCCTTGACGACGGGAACGACCAGCCCTTTTTCGCCGAGCGCAGTACCGACGCCGATGTCGATCGTCGGCGAAATTGCGATTCGGTCCGATTCCCAGCGCCCGTTGATCGCCGGAGCTGCGGCCATCGACTCGGCAGCGGCTTTGACGATGTACGCCGTGTAGCTGAGCTTCACGCCCTTGGCGGCCAACGCTGCCTTGTGGGCCGCGACAGCGGAGAAATCGGCCTCGAAGACCGCAGTGACGTGCGGCTGCTCGGCGACCGCGCGAGCCATGTTCTCGGCGATCTTCAGCCGCATCTTGTCGTGTGGGATGTCCTGCGTTGACGTCTGCCGCGGCTGCGCCGTGGCGGGTTCGCCAACGCCGGTCGCGGTAGCCTGCGCAACGGCCCGGTCGACATCCTCGCGTGTGATCCGCCCGTCGCGCCCGGTCCCCTTGATCAACGAGGGGTCGATCCCGTGCTGCTGGAGCGCCCTCCGAACGGAAGGTGAAAGGCGGGTTTCGGCATCTCCGATCGCTCCGGGCGCAGATGCCGCGCGCTCGACGGAAGGTGGCGCTTCGGGTTCGCTCGACGCCGGCGCTGCGGCAACCGCTTTGTCGGTGGTAATCCGGCCCAGCACCGCGCCGGGGATCGCTTCGGCATCGGTATCGAGGACGATCTCGGCAAGCACGCCGGCGGCCGGGGCGGGCACCTCCTGAGTCACCTTGTCAGTCTCGAGCTCGACCAGCGGGTCGTTCTCGGCGACCACATCGCCGACCTTCTTGAGCCAGGATCGGACCACCGCCTTGGTCCCCTCTTGCTCGTCCGGCACCCGGATTTCGATCACGTCAGAACCCCACCAGCCGGTCGATCTCGGCCCGGATATCAGCGACGGACGGGACAGCCCGCTCGAGGAGCTTCGGGTGATGCGGGCTCGGAATGTCGGGCATCGTCACTCGGGCCACCGGAGCGTCCAGATCCAGGAAGGCCTCGTCGGCGACGACGGCAGCAATCTCGGCGCCGAAACCGCCGGTGCGCAGGTCCTCGTGGACGATCAGGCAGCGGCGAGTGCGGCGGACGCTGTCCAGCACCGCTTCGCGATCCCACGGCATCAAGGTTCGAAGGTCGATGACGTCGGCGCTGACGCCTTCGGCGGCAGCCTCGCAGCGTGGAACCATGGCGCCCCAGGTGACGATGGTGATCGCGTCGCCTTCGCGTGTTTTCTTCGCGCGCCCGAATGGAAGGACGAACTGGTCGCCGGGCCACGGTCGTCGCGCCCAGGCGTCATCATACATCGCACGGTGCTCGAAGAAGATCACCGGGTCGTTGCCCCGAAGCGCCGCACGAAGCAGCCCGACCGCGTCCTCGGCATTGGAGGGGACGGCGACCTTCCAGCCAGGATTGTGGATGAACTCCACCTCGTTGGTCTGGCTGTGCCAGGGGTCGCCGCACTTGAAGAAACCACCGGGAATGCGAAGCACCATGGGTGCAGCGAAGCGGTTGTTCGTGCGCCAGCGCATCGTGCCGCAATCGTGGATCTGCTCGGTCGCCGGCTCGGAATATTTGCGGAACTGGATTTCCGGCACCGGCATCAGTCCCGCCAGCGCCATTCCCACCGCTCGGCCGATAATTCCTTCCTCGTTCAGCGAGGTGTCGAACACACGGCTCAGACCGAACTTCTCCTGCAGGCCGAGTGTGACCGCATGCACGCCACCCTTCGGTCCGATGTCCTCGCCGAACAGAAGCACGCGCGGGTTCGCTTCGACCTCCTGCTCAAGGGTCCGGCGTATCGCCGTGACCATGTTGATCCGCTGTCCCTCGGGCTTGGGCTGGTCGGTGGCGCCGTCATCGAGGCTAAGCCCTGCGCGCCCGCCGACTTTCTGAAGATCGCCCTCGAAGAAAACGTTGGACGTGACTCGCTCTGGATCGGAGATGCCGCGAGCCTCCGCTTCGGCGACGGCCGCGGCGACTTCGCCCGCGACTTCGCGCTCGATCTGCTGCCATTGCGAGTCGGAAAGTCCCGACTG from Sphingomonas anseongensis harbors:
- a CDS encoding alpha-ketoacid dehydrogenase subunit alpha/beta, with protein sequence MAEADAARMADSTLDWSRVARLVLTSREMDRIEEQELVPQKKVLYQFSARGHDMAQVLLGLHVKDGDAACGYYRSRPLLLALGVELADALGSGMGLAGGYSDGRDIGVVFNYPNPGGAHALPMCGGVGAQYTPAAGWAQAIKYKNEVLKEGPDDAIGLVLGGDASAATGGFWSALTIATTQQLPLLIYIEDNGYGISVPSEYQTPGKDIAANLASFRGLTIFNGDGTEPEQAAKMISDAVAHVRHKRAPALLRLTVPRLEGHSAQDTQAYKTEDEVAAEWSRDPLPKLKAQSGLSDSQWQQIEREVAGEVAAAVAEAEARGISDPERVTSNVFFEGDLQKVGGRAGLSLDDGATDQPKPEGQRINMVTAIRRTLEQEVEANPRVLLFGEDIGPKGGVHAVTLGLQEKFGLSRVFDTSLNEEGIIGRAVGMALAGLMPVPEIQFRKYSEPATEQIHDCGTMRWRTNNRFAAPMVLRIPGGFFKCGDPWHSQTNEVEFIHNPGWKVAVPSNAEDAVGLLRAALRGNDPVIFFEHRAMYDDAWARRPWPGDQFVLPFGRAKKTREGDAITIVTWGAMVPRCEAAAEGVSADVIDLRTLMPWDREAVLDSVRRTRRCLIVHEDLRTGGFGAEIAAVVADEAFLDLDAPVARVTMPDIPSPHHPKLLERAVPSVADIRAEIDRLVGF
- a CDS encoding dihydrolipoamide acetyltransferase family protein yields the protein MIEIRVPDEQEGTKAVVRSWLKKVGDVVAENDPLVELETDKVTQEVPAPAAGVLAEIVLDTDAEAIPGAVLGRITTDKAVAAAPASSEPEAPPSVERAASAPGAIGDAETRLSPSVRRALQQHGIDPSLIKGTGRDGRITREDVDRAVAQATATGVGEPATAQPRQTSTQDIPHDKMRLKIAENMARAVAEQPHVTAVFEADFSAVAAHKAALAAKGVKLSYTAYIVKAAAESMAAAPAINGRWESDRIAISPTIDIGVGTALGEKGLVVPVVKDAGSLSVEEIGAKLDDLTRRARDGALTGADVSGGSFTISNHGVSGSLLAAPIILHSGQAAILGVGKLEKRVVVRECDGEEAMAIRPMAYVTLTIDHRVVDGHQTNAWLTRFVEVLEGWPAA